One genomic segment of Aliarcobacter cibarius includes these proteins:
- a CDS encoding tetraacyldisaccharide 4'-kinase, which produces MKQRFILWIEDYLFYPNFFQKIISFLLLPLTFVYVCVVLLKRSLAKKIDYKIPVISVGNLTVGGSGKTPITIKLASKYKDVCVILRGYGRASKGLVIVSLNGDIKVDVNQSGDEAMVLAKSLQNATIIVSENRENAIIKAKELGCKIVFLDDAFSKYHIEKFDILLRAKKEPTNIFCLPSGAYREPKGFYSKANLELKEDRDFKRVVTIKKDGIEVELPKKSLLLTAISKPKRLLEFLPKNIELLAFEDHHNFTKAEIDEILGKYKDFSIVTTQKDFVKLENFGLKNIYLMDLDIKFSSSLDFKDLEFYIDSFKN; this is translated from the coding sequence TTGAAACAAAGATTTATTCTTTGGATAGAAGATTATCTTTTCTATCCAAATTTTTTTCAAAAAATTATCTCATTTTTACTTTTACCTTTAACTTTTGTTTATGTATGTGTAGTTTTATTAAAAAGAAGTTTAGCAAAAAAAATAGATTATAAAATTCCTGTTATTTCTGTTGGTAATTTAACTGTCGGTGGAAGTGGAAAAACTCCTATAACTATTAAATTAGCAAGTAAGTATAAAGATGTTTGCGTTATTTTAAGAGGTTATGGTAGAGCATCAAAAGGCTTAGTTATTGTAAGTTTAAATGGTGATATAAAAGTAGATGTAAATCAAAGCGGTGATGAAGCAATGGTTTTAGCAAAAAGCCTTCAAAATGCAACAATAATTGTAAGTGAAAATAGAGAAAATGCAATTATAAAAGCAAAAGAATTAGGTTGTAAAATAGTTTTTTTGGATGATGCATTTTCAAAATATCATATAGAAAAATTTGATATTTTATTGAGAGCAAAAAAAGAACCTACAAATATTTTTTGTCTACCTAGTGGAGCTTACAGAGAACCTAAAGGCTTTTATAGTAAAGCTAATTTAGAATTAAAAGAGGATAGAGATTTCAAAAGAGTTGTAACAATCAAGAAAGATGGTATTGAAGTAGAACTTCCAAAAAAGAGTTTACTTCTAACAGCTATTTCAAAACCGAAAAGACTTCTTGAATTTTTACCAAAAAATATAGAATTATTGGCTTTTGAAGATCATCATAATTTTACAAAAGCTGAAATAGATGAAATTTTGGGAAAATATAAAGATTTCTCTATTGTTACAACACAAAAAGATTTTGTAAAATTAGAGAATTTTGGATTAAAAAATATTTATTTAATGGATTTAGATATAAAATTTAGCAGCAGTTTGGATTTTAAAGATTTAGAATTTTATATAGATTCATTTAAAAACTAG
- a CDS encoding DegT/DnrJ/EryC1/StrS family aminotransferase, producing MSKNIAIYKATLDNEELNQIRSVLEAKNDLSKVLEFEELINKYIGSKYAIATSTSTSALHLALSSMKLKRGDKILMSVNSFVNLPETVRHFDAEPIFVDINLEDMNLDIEKFEEAIIANKSKKLRAAIITFIGGLAPNLDKIYEIAKKYNILIIEDCRAALGTKYKGQKVGNLKADMTIFSTNPSPSKYAISRSGVLVTNNEELAKRAKLLRTHAITTAYDNYGNLDYVYDVDDIGHKFDLSELDAAYAIAQLKKTDGFIKRRQEIAKIYEQRLSGVKHITVLPFKEGHIYTQYIIKISRNRDAFARALKERGVATALNYIPLHLLSYYKSKYSIKITAFPNALNNYQQILSLPIYAGLLDEDVNYICDQVIEVAKEWV from the coding sequence ATGAGTAAAAATATAGCAATATACAAAGCAACTTTAGACAATGAAGAATTAAATCAAATAAGATCTGTTCTTGAAGCTAAAAACGATTTATCAAAAGTTTTAGAATTCGAAGAACTTATCAACAAATATATTGGTTCAAAGTATGCTATTGCTACATCAACTTCTACATCAGCTTTACATCTAGCCTTAAGTTCGATGAAACTTAAAAGAGGTGATAAAATTTTAATGTCTGTAAATTCTTTCGTAAATTTACCTGAAACTGTAAGACATTTTGATGCTGAACCTATTTTTGTAGATATAAATTTAGAAGATATGAATTTAGATATAGAAAAGTTTGAAGAGGCGATTATTGCAAATAAATCAAAAAAATTAAGAGCAGCTATTATTACTTTTATTGGTGGATTGGCTCCAAACCTAGATAAAATTTATGAGATAGCAAAAAAATATAATATTTTAATAATTGAAGATTGTAGAGCAGCTTTAGGAACTAAATATAAAGGACAAAAAGTAGGTAATTTAAAAGCTGATATGACAATATTTTCAACAAATCCTTCTCCATCAAAATATGCAATAAGTCGTTCAGGAGTATTAGTAACAAATAATGAAGAGTTAGCAAAAAGAGCAAAACTTTTAAGAACACATGCAATTACTACAGCATATGATAATTATGGAAATCTTGATTATGTTTATGATGTTGATGATATTGGACATAAGTTTGATTTATCAGAGCTTGATGCGGCTTATGCAATAGCACAGCTTAAAAAAACTGATGGCTTTATAAAAAGAAGACAAGAGATAGCAAAAATTTATGAGCAAAGATTGAGTGGAGTTAAACATATTACTGTTTTACCATTTAAAGAAGGGCACATTTATACTCAGTATATTATAAAAATATCAAGAAATAGAGATGCTTTTGCAAGAGCCTTAAAAGAAAGAGGTGTTGCAACAGCTTTAAATTATATTCCATTACATCTTTTATCATATTATAAAAGTAAGTATTCTATAAAAATTACTGCTTTCCCAAATGCATTAAATAATTATCAGCAAATTTTGTCTTTACCTATTTATGCAGGTCTTTTAGATGAAGATGTAAATTATATTTGTGACCAAGTAATAGAAGTGGCTAAAGAGTGGGTATGA
- the hemN gene encoding oxygen-independent coproporphyrinogen III oxidase: MIDFAKFVKYSKPGPRYTSYPTAPEFTESFTQKDLKNYFKNQDKNRNLSLYFHLPFCRSACYFCGCNTIFTSKEDKKIRYISYIKKELDILKNHLDTSRVVSQMHFGGGTPTFFSPSQLEELISKIKEVFPNFSDDAEISCEVDPRYFTKEHMDVLKAGGVNRLSFGVQDLNETVQKTIHRIQPFELTQNVIKIARDAGIKSINTDLIYGLPHQTKESFKNTLEKMLTLSPDRFAVFNYAHVPWLMKTMRKFDESTFPKPEVKLEMLKGTIDFFTSNGYKMVGMDHFAKPEDELFKAIEKGELHRNFQGYTTKGGADLIGIGVTSIGNGVNYYAQNYKDLEQWENAIDNGDLPVFKGYKLSDDDILRQYVIMELMSNFSLNIKKVENEFKINFKEYFNDAIDALKEFETANLISISDEKIEVSQTGTMLIRNICMPFDAYLNQIPEEKRRFSKTI, translated from the coding sequence ATGATAGATTTTGCTAAATTTGTAAAATATTCAAAACCAGGACCTAGATATACTTCATATCCTACGGCTCCTGAGTTTACAGAAAGTTTTACACAAAAAGATTTAAAAAACTATTTTAAGAATCAAGATAAAAATAGAAATTTATCATTATATTTTCATCTTCCTTTTTGTAGAAGTGCATGTTATTTTTGTGGTTGTAATACAATCTTTACTTCAAAAGAAGATAAAAAAATAAGATATATAAGCTACATAAAAAAAGAGCTAGATATTTTAAAAAATCACTTAGATACATCTAGAGTTGTTAGTCAAATGCATTTTGGTGGAGGAACACCAACATTTTTCTCTCCTAGTCAACTAGAAGAATTAATAAGTAAAATAAAAGAAGTTTTTCCTAATTTTAGTGATGATGCTGAAATTTCTTGTGAAGTTGATCCTAGATATTTTACAAAAGAGCACATGGATGTCTTAAAAGCTGGAGGAGTTAATAGATTAAGTTTTGGAGTACAAGATTTAAATGAAACTGTTCAAAAAACAATTCATAGAATTCAGCCGTTTGAATTAACTCAAAATGTTATTAAAATAGCAAGAGACGCAGGAATAAAATCAATAAATACAGATTTAATTTATGGTCTTCCCCATCAAACAAAAGAGAGCTTTAAAAATACTTTAGAAAAAATGCTAACTTTAAGTCCTGATAGATTTGCAGTATTTAATTATGCTCATGTTCCATGGCTTATGAAAACTATGAGAAAATTTGATGAATCAACTTTTCCAAAACCTGAAGTTAAACTTGAAATGTTAAAAGGGACAATTGATTTCTTTACTTCAAATGGATACAAAATGGTGGGAATGGACCACTTTGCAAAACCAGAAGATGAACTATTTAAAGCAATTGAAAAAGGTGAATTACATAGAAATTTCCAAGGATATACTACTAAAGGTGGTGCAGATTTAATCGGTATTGGTGTTACTTCTATTGGAAATGGTGTAAATTATTATGCACAAAATTATAAAGATTTAGAACAATGGGAAAATGCTATTGATAATGGTGATTTACCTGTATTTAAAGGTTATAAACTGAGCGATGATGATATTTTAAGACAATATGTAATCATGGAGCTTATGAGTAATTTTTCTTTAAATATCAAAAAAGTTGAAAATGAGTTCAAAATAAACTTTAAAGAGTATTTTAATGATGCTATAGATGCTTTAAAAGAGTTTGAAACTGCTAATTTAATATCTATTAGTGATGAAAAAATAGAAGTTTCTCAAACTGGAACTATGCTTATTAGAAATATATGTATGCCATTTGATGCTTATTTAAATCAAATTCCTGAAGAGAAAAGAAGATTTTCTAAAACTATTTAA